The following nucleotide sequence is from Megalops cyprinoides isolate fMegCyp1 chromosome 19, fMegCyp1.pri, whole genome shotgun sequence.
TACTCGCTCTCCAGCTGGGGGTCATTTTGCACCTTGATGACTTCTTCCTCTGTTATCACTTCCTGCTCTTTAGACTTCTGCTCTGCCAGAAGAGTGACTTGCCTATGGATTTGGACGATTTCGTTGTCCTTGACCGTCTTCTGCCTCTTGAGCTCCTCCAGCTCGTCCCTCAgcctcctcacctcctcctcttgtcccctgtctctctctataCGGAGCACCTCTTTAACCGTGTACTGCTGCGCGTTCTCCCGTTTCTCTGTTTCTATCCCGCGCAGTTTGAGGCGAAGggtctccagctctgtctccagTGCTCGAGTTGATCTCTGCTCCTCAGACAGCCTCTGCTGGACTTTGCTGACCTCCTCATCGAGCTGTGGATCGGGCACCCTCTTGATCAGCTCCTTCTTGACTACAGTGTCTTGTGGTTTCTGGCCTTCCAACACATAAATGTCACTCTGAACGGTCTGGATTTCCTTCTCAAGTTGCTGTCTCCTCTGGATCTCTTCTTCCAGCTGTTTCCTTATCCTCCACGGTTCCTGTCCTGGTGCAGCTGACTGCACAGActggacattttgctgtatgACTGCAACCTCTGGTTGCTGCAAGAGAGCATTGTGTTATTCAGTTAAAATAGtcacacttttttctttccaacTTTTCCTATACAATTCACACAGTCTATCTGCTGGTCAATCAATTATTCCCAATTTTCACTGATGGAAATATCTCACCTGATTCAGAAGACTTTGTGCATATTCAAGGTTCTGTAGTCTCTGCTTGTTGACAGCATTAACTTCAGTGAATTTGGCTTCAATTGCAGAttcctgttaaaaatgaaagaaaatgtacaaaacagtcTAAACAGTCTTGGATTCTGAAATTACAAACTAGAATACGtcttttttcatacttttccCTGTTATGCAGACCTAtattttggaatcaccaattggaTATGTTATCATTGGCTCACTGCAAAGACTACTGTACTACTGTAGGAGTGCTGAGGCatagtgaatgcaatcctccaatactCTTACACACTAACTGCAACTATTTTTACATTGCAAGTTGTCCAGTCCACTACAGTGAGCTAAGCACCAACTGGAAGATAAAGGTggcttcactgatgtcatccaagcagcATGCAGAGTGGGTACCTGAGATGAGATGAGTAACCACTCCTAAAATACCCACACCTTTCTGTGCTGGAATAAAGACAATGTGCTCCACCAGGCTGAGGCCCCAGCCATCATCGGCTGATGACATGACTAGGATCAAGgctagcatgcattcaaagtGAAGACCTTAACCGCTGAGCTACTGAGAAGCCTCAAAGATACTCCTTTTCATGGGTGCATTCATTGTGGTATTACCCAAAACCTGAATGTGTTAATCGctaatcacaaaaaaattaagttaCCTCATTCTTGACCTTCATTGCTGGGGACTCTAGCCTACTTCTTTTGTATGTCTGTGGGACTAGGCCATCCTCAAGGTCAAGAATGGACTtaaatttttcagtttcagtttcataatCCTGTAAAATGGagcaaaattacacatacaacACTACATGTATTCATCAAGACATTTATGAATGCAAAGAAAATTCATGTGTATGAAACAATCTTTACTGGCATTACCTTGACTGCTTGCTGATACAGTTGGGCATTCTTTGACACATTGTTTAAATCAGACTCTTTTCTTGCAATATCAGACAGCagattctgtgaaaaaaatttttaaaagagCTATGTAAAACACGAATAATCCACAATTTTAGTATGTACAGGCACAGGGATTAGAATTTATTCTAAGAGCATTCACCATATATTATGGTCATATCCTGTTGAAATGTGATATATATCAAGCATAGTACAAAGCTATGAAGCATGAAACTCTCTTGCTGCAGCCCTTACTCTTTGGTTTTTCAGTTTTGCCTCCACTTGTCTGACATCATCTGTTTCCCGTGGCTCATAGTTTGGCACCCGGGACAGCCAGTTGTTGAGGCTGTCATATTCATTTCGATAGTTGTTATAAGCAACTTTGGCTCTTTGAAGACTTTGAGACCTATAAAAGAGATTATTAGAACATTAATTGCCGCAACTGTTGAGACGCAAACTAAACATGAGTCATGAATCCTGCCTGAGTCATAATTACATCAATTTGAGCATGTTTAATGACACATATGgctgttctgtgaaaaacaaTCAACACTTTACCTCTCACTTTTACCATATCATATGCATAGCTAATAGAAGGGCGAACTTAATTAcagttgtttttgaaaaaaaaatcatcagtatATGACAATGAAAACTATAGACGGTATTCTGGCAAAcacaaattatgaaaacaaaaaacagatggCCATTTAAAGGCAGATTAAGTGCCCTGTTTatccaaataatttttttctctttttcattttctcactgaaCTCACTTCTGAATGCGAACACAAGGCTCCAATAGGGCTCTTACGGGGGAGGAGAGGTTACTTGCCTGTTATCTATCTGCCTGTTGAGGTTGTCATAGCGTTTGCTGAGCTTCTGGACCTCAGCCTCCTGCCTCTCAATGTCGGGGCAGTGCTCCTGCAGCTTGTTGGCCATGTTCTCGCAGCTGACCTTGGCAGCCCTGAGATTCTGCTCCGTCTCAGCAACTGCGGGTTTCTTCGATCTCACCTCCGCGGACATCGTCTTTGAAAGACCAGCCAATAAGATAGTAAGGAATAACCTCAGCTGTGAGATGACCTTCACTGCagaaacagttttgttttccagcCAAGTGTAGAAATGAATGCTCAAAATAAGATAACCCTTTTCACCCAAGACTCCTACACATCAAAAATCTATGCATAACTGAAACAATTTAACCCATTCAACATTGTTAACAGAGGTAACAATTAATTGTCTATGTCTGATTGTTTTGTTGCTAAGAGTCAAGTTGTGAAAACCTACAGCCAGATCTTGTAGCGCATTATCAAGGGAATTCAAGTCTGATGGAGCAGCTTCCTCCCTGGCTAGTTTGTTCTCATAGGTGGAGAGCAAAGTCTTCCCGTTTTGCAGGGAGTTCTCCAGGTGGTTGGAATTCTTAAGCCTgcaattatataaaaaaaaaaaagataaaaataccTGTAACTGTTCCAGGTCTTTATTTTGAACTTCCTGTCACTATGTTTCAAAAGTGGGGCTTCACTTAGAAATGAAAAGGCTCTTACTTGTCCTCTGAGTACTTGAGTAGCAGGTTGACcttgtcacattttttgttggCCTCATCCAGTTTGGTGTACAGCTGAGGGGCACTGGCACATTTTGGCTTAGATGCCAAAAAGGTCTCAGCTTCACGGACTTTGGACGCCTTTTCTGGCTCTATTTTCCGAACAGCACCCTCAATATCCTATAAGGAAAACAGACTTGATGTACAGGACAGTAGCATGAAGGAGGGTGCTCTCTCTACAAATCAAATATTCTCAACTCTGCCATTTGAACTGAAGAGGATAATGTCTCAATAATGTCGACAGAAGAGCACTTCAGGTTGATCAGTCCCTGTAACACTACTAGAGATGAGAAGCTACCTTCAGCTCTTGCAGTCTGTCCGTGCTGTCTTGGAGAGCACGATTCTGCTCCAGTGGGGGGCGCACTCGGGCATAGATGGCCTTCTCCTGCTTGTCCAGATCATTGGTTACTTTTTCCAGACCAGCCATCAGCTGACGACACTGTTGTTCCTGCTTATCTGGAATCATTAACACAAAAACGCAGGTTTAAGCTGAAAACAGTAGCTCAAGATGCTTAGTGGGCCATCATCCCAGCACACAATTTTAGTAATATGGCTGACATTTTTTATGCACCCACCGTTACCACTGCTTTCTTTCCTAAGGTCTTCAAGTCGTTTTGTTAGCGTGCCTTTGCTGTCAGTGATATTCTTTTTGATGGTTTTCTGCTGGTTAGCAAGACTGAAAGCAAAGACAATAAAGCAATAATTTAAGTCATTTTATGGAgtaataaattgtatttatttattaataatatatttctTATTAATAATATAACAGTGGAGTCTGAAACATGGTGGAGCAGGTGACATGTATGTAGTGCACAGAGAGGACTACTCACTTTTCAGCAATGGAGACAGCCTCTGGGTCAGTCGGGGGAAtaataaagcaaacagcagGCATAGTCAGCCTTCGTCCGGCATGATCTTTAATGTCCCACTGAAGACCGTTGTTCTTGAGAAGGGTGTACCTCTCTCCACGGGTGATCTGTCCCTGAACCAGACCAAAGGTAGGGAGTTTGAATTGCTGACCTTCTCTCCTGATGATACCTGGCATCTATCTATTCTAGTAAAATTCTAACCTTCTGTAGAATAACTCTGTAGAGTGATTTCCAAGAGGATTCGATAAAtacttttatataaaataaataaaatttattttattatatttattttatataaataaaatttttgTGATTTGATGTTCCTGGAATGTTAAATGACTGatgaaaaataagacagaaaagaggaaaggcATGAGGGTTCTCAGTAGTATGTATCTAGGGAAACTAAGTTAAAAGCACAAAGATACCAACTTGCTTAAACAGGGGTTAGAGAACCCAAATAAAAGCTGACGTGTGGACCCCAGAGGAGACTTGAGATCATTACCTCCTCTGTGTCGAAATCGCACAGGGCCTCCACAGGGAGGAGCTTATTGGGCGTCTCCCTGCGGAACTTCAGAGGGAGAATCTGCTGGCTCCGCTTCTGCAGGAGCCTCACGCGCGTGTCGTAGTGATCCATGCCCTTCGCCTGGtcctagacacacacacacacacacacacgcacacacatacacacacacacacacacacaaaaacgcatgtgcacaagcacacaaagaGCAGCCAAGAGTCAGCACAGAACAACCAAGACAGCTTCTCAGTCATTCagaaataagttaaaaaaaaaaaaaaaaactcacatccAAGTCAGAGATCAGTCCTTCCATCTGGTACATGTCTTTAAACTCTGGGTTGTATTTCTGATTGATCTCTGTGTCCAGTCTCTTCAGCAAGTCCTGGGTGTCCCTAGCCTCCTTATGATACTGCAACATGGAACACACCCAGTTACATTCAAATCATAGGAGACATCTTAGCACCATAGATGAAGCTCAGATAGCAGATTATTTTAGTTCAATTATCCAAACCAACAATGGAAAGATTCCTATAATATTAACACCACATTAGTGGGCATATAAATGTGTACAAATTCCACATTTTGTCTCTAACCTCTGTCAAGaagtaaagaaaatgaatggtCTCAGACTTAAAaggcaaatgcatttgtttctatTGAGCTtgtcacaatgtttttttttccatataaacTCAAGTCAACCCAAATACATCTAATGCCAATATAGCCAGTGAAGTGAGCCAGTGAATGTCACACCTGTTTCAACTCAACAACCAGAGAAAGAAACCAGGGTAGttccacattcacattttactACTTACTTTGTGGTACTCTTCCATGTGCTTGAGATGGTTTTCCTCACAGATGAGCAGGTTGAGATACTCTTTCCAATCTGCATGCACTGCTTCCATATGTGCCTGAGAAACAGAGATAGCAGCTCTGAATCTGACCAGACCAAGCCATACTAAAGCACCACATTTCAAATCAGCCCTTCAATTACAAACAGCATTTACCTCAATGACGTTCCTTCCAGGATGTTTTTCAGCTATGAGCTTTTCCCCATCATCGTTCAGACTGTTGATTGTCGCCTCCTTGGATTCAAGACTTTTGGCAATGAAGttctttaatgaaataaaaaagtagtAGCCTACATTACAGCACATACTACATTTCCCACCTCACACCAGAAATTAGCACAGTGACATAAATAGAGCTGCTGGGTGCCTTGCTATGTAATAGAACGTGTAAGGGAGCCATGCCTCGTATTGCCTCTGCCGAGCTGGGTAATCCAGATTGGCATCACTCCAGTCGTATCTGACTCGCTCCCCTGCCTGCTGGTCCATCCAGTAGAGCTCATTGGTGCACCGCTGCATGAAGTCCCTCAGGGAGATCAGGTCACGCTGGCGAGCACTCGAACTGGCCTGGGGGCAGTCATCACACAAGTCATCTTAACTTCTCGTGCTCTGACCAATGTGTAGACTCAAAAGATAGGTGTACAGGGCACACACTGCAGTATAGTAGGATTCAGTGGTTCTTACCAGGAGTTTGTTGTATTTCAACTGCAAGCCACTGACATAATCCTGTAATgtgataatgacaataaaaggGGTTTGTCAGGGTTCTGATTAAGGTGTCTAAAACTGAATATGTATAGTGAAGTGcattacttgtttttttttgcactttgaaaataaaaacctcaaTGTTATGCAAATCTAATGTTACCAGGTGAATAGAGCCTAATGAAAATATGTAAGAGATGGTACATTATATTCTAGCTCACCTTGTCATCGCTATCAGTTATGTGTGGTCCCAAGGCCTCCACTTCACTGTGGAAAAGATTGTGTTCCACCAACTCATTTTCAACTGTGGGCAAGTCATTCCCAAATCCCTCATTATTGAGGTTCGCCTGTTAAATTAACACAATTTGTAACACGCTTAATATAAAAGTCAGTAAAATCTAGAATCAATTCTTCAAATAGGTCAACAACATATCATgcatattaaaatttaaaaacatgcaaattaaGAACCAAGAAAAGTTGatcctacatttaaaaaaaaaacaagccgATGAACACTATACGTGAGGTTAAAAAATGGGTTATCAAAAATTACAGAGTAGGGGAACAGCCAGTTACGTTTAGAGGTGTCTGCTTCAAGACAACAATGCCTTACAACATACTATGCAGTCCTGTTCTCTAACACCTAAACATGCACACCGAGTCCTCTGTTCAGATCATTGCAAATGTACACAGCAATTTTGTGCATCCCAAATTTAAACTGGTCATCCCTCACACCTGCTTCTCCTCAATGATCTTCCCCCAGTTGACGCTGGGCAGCCCTTCAGAGCGCGTCACGTTGTAAATCCTGTCATGCTCCTCGCGGAGCTTCATCACGCGATACCGCAGCTGCTTAACACTTTAAACAAGAGGAAGAAGAATAAAATTACATCTTACGTTGATCACCAGTCTCACAAAGACCTCCTTTATGCATTTGCCTGTTGCAAACGAAATAACAAACATGTCCTTTCCAGATATTATATGTAGACTCCATCTATTCTTCTATCCATCTATCTCAATAGCCGACTCAGGGAACGTACTCCTGCTCAATCATCTCAGCCTGTGGGTGCTGGAGGCGGGTGGCGTTGGCGGCATCCTCATCCAGGCCATTCAGCAGCTCCAGGGAAGCGAGAATCTTCTTGTTGGTATCTTCCTGATACAGGGTCTGCTTACCCTCATTGATCTTATTCACATCCTGTAAAAGAGGGCATTTTCCAGAGTTACAAACAATGGCACTGGAAAAACCAGTTGTCATAGCCCTGACCTCATTCCCCCACTGCAATCAGAGCTGTCCCCTCTACGTACTCTGGTGAGGTTCTGTTCAGTGTCGTAGATGTTCTTTTCAACCTTGTCAGCATTCTTCTGCAGCTTCTCAATCAGGGCTGTCAGCTCTGTGTTGGTAGCTCTGGAAGAATAGGGAACAGAAGACGACTGAGTAAAGGTATATACTATCACTGCCTTCTTTGCATTTTCTAGTATTTTAGCTGTTTTACACAGTATATGCTTTAACAATGATTTGACAATCGTCAAATATGTtagtcatttttcatgtatgtcAGGTATTGTGGTGTGCCTGTACATATTATTTTGGGATTGTATTCATTAGTTGCACATATTATTTTGAGTTTGTATTCAATAGTTGTACATATTATTTTGGGATTTGGATGCATTTGCTCCAGTTGATGTTATGTTAGTCATCTTGAATGAAGGTGTCTGTAAAATAAGGaataatattcatattctgTGTTGTTCATTCTAACATGCATATCGACCGACATGTGTAGATGAATCAAATTTATTAATGTTATGACAAAATCCAAATGTATTTCTGCAGATTTACATTGTGTTAGACTGGTACAGAAGATGGATTACAGATGAAAATAGTTATATTCACTGCAGAGCACAATCATCTAAGTAACGGGTAATCTCAATTAGAAAGCACAGCATGTGAAAGGGTCATGTGCTGCTGGTTCTGGACTATAGTGAGATGACTGGTTGGCCATTTGCAAATGATTGCTAgatcaatggaaaaaaaactcatataTCATCATCTCAAATTTCCATATAATCAGATATGAAGAAAAAGGATCACTACAGAACCTACAGATTACTATTGACTTATCAGTgcagtattttttaatgtggagCAATGTTGCATTGCTCAGTGTCAGTGTATTGGTTGAGTTATTCTGCATTTATTAAAAAGTGTAGTTCTGGATATAAAAAGAGCTTTGGCAGTTCTGTCACAAGCAGGAAGTTTGATGCCACTTTCTCTGGCTGCATTCTGAGCACTTGGTTGTCTGCCCTAAAGGTGCACATTCCCTGCACATCTGGCATTTGTTCAGGCATTTTAACTGACAAAATTCCTGTCTGTCAAACAGTTGTTTTACATAACTATCCATTATACTGTGGCAATTTACATACTGGAAAATGGCCgctattttttttactgattgtttttattgcaaggtttttttttcatttgttaaatttatttcagtgcatttgTTGAGCTCCTCCCCTAACATTTAGTTTCAATATAGAAATGACCATCATCAGCACATTTTCCTTGTAACAGCACATGTTCTCAATGGGAATTGTCAGAAAGCACTGATTTGtcacaaagtgaaaatgcattttccagacagaataaaaaatggaaaccCAGAAccaactggggaaaaaatgtgcaattcAAACCTGACCAGAGGAAAAGGTGGTCAAGTGGCTCCAGGAAACCAACAGAACATTAAAAATTGCAAGAAATCTCCATCAGTTCATTGCATCTCCTGAAATCTGGAAGCAGTTTGGCAGTGCAGGGATGTCAATGAAATATATCAGAAGCAGGAATTGACTGCAAGGTTCTTCAAAGGATAAATACATCAACTGTAAATTTATCATGGTCCACAACAACATCTGCAACATCTGCCCACAATTAGGCCCATGTGTTCCTTGTGTTTTAACTCTGAGGTGCTAGCATAAGAAAAGGGCCTTTCAGAGCCACAACATAAAAGCACCTCCCCATGTAAATTTGTTATTCAGATCTTATAGATCTTATACACTTTTTCTGTAAACACTGGAGGAAGCGTCTTTGTCTGCAGACCGACATGATTATTGGCGAATATTAACACTATGGCTCACAGTACATTACGTTTGTACCTCAAAATGAGGAATTGGTCCAACCCATGAAATGTAAAAGACCATTCAAATGCCAGATAGAtagaatgaaaatcaaaatcaatttgACTCAAATCTTACCTTGGTTTCTAGTAAGAGAATATTTCTGGTTGACAGCACATTGATAAGTATAAATTATGTTACCCAcagacctaaaaaaaaaaaacctgtacaGGGAATCTGGACTACAGTGGTCATGGGACTTTGTTGAATACAGGTTGTCACACAATTATTTGTATCATCCATTCTCAGAAACAGGGTGTGGAACATAAAATGAACTGGTCTGGCAGGTTTTCTCCCATTTGTAGACCTCAGCTGGCTTTTCTTTGATagtcaggaaaaaataaagatcCATATTAACAAAACCTTTTAATATATTGATTTGTACAGTACCAACCTAATAAACCCACTATATACATCAAGAACATTAGTGAGGTTACGCGGTTACAGAACAGTAAAGTATAATGTACAGAACCAGACAGATTATCTAGCACCACATGGAGACAAGGGATATGACAACAAAGGTGGAGACTATGGCATGACCCTCTCTGATGTTGAGATGACATATTTTTCAGGTGGAGACTCAAAAATTGACAAAATTTCAGATTCGTGCAATAAATACACTTTGAGACATGGCTAAATGAAGTGGTTATTTTGCCACTTTTTGCCTAGCAATGTACACCATACAATATTGCACTCTTTTATCTACACAAGATGCCAGCTTGTGACAGCCTAGATGTCATATCAAACCTCTTGCTGCATACTTGAGGATTCTCAAAGCCAGAAGTAAACCAGGGCACAACTAGCATGAAAATAATGCCAAAGTCATGCCAAAGTCAGTGCTAGTTGACACAGAATCTCCCCAAGCTTCTCATTACATTATCTTTTCCTTGTTCAATATGATATACATAGGTCACATTTTAAATCTTATAAAC
It contains:
- the ppl gene encoding periplakin → MFKKKSSKNSVTITQRKATNTELTALIEKLQKNADKVEKNIYDTEQNLTRDVNKINEGKQTLYQEDTNKKILASLELLNGLDEDAANATRLQHPQAEMIEQDVKQLRYRVMKLREEHDRIYNVTRSEGLPSVNWGKIIEEKQANLNNEGFGNDLPTVENELVEHNLFHSEVEALGPHITDSDDKDYVSGLQLKYNKLLASSSARQRDLISLRDFMQRCTNELYWMDQQAGERVRYDWSDANLDYPARQRQYENFIAKSLESKEATINSLNDDGEKLIAEKHPGRNVIEAHMEAVHADWKEYLNLLICEENHLKHMEEYHKYHKEARDTQDLLKRLDTEINQKYNPEFKDMYQMEGLISDLDDQAKGMDHYDTRVRLLQKRSQQILPLKFRRETPNKLLPVEALCDFDTEEGQITRGERYTLLKNNGLQWDIKDHAGRRLTMPAVCFIIPPTDPEAVSIAENLANQQKTIKKNITDSKGTLTKRLEDLRKESSGNDKQEQQCRQLMAGLEKVTNDLDKQEKAIYARVRPPLEQNRALQDSTDRLQELKDIEGAVRKIEPEKASKVREAETFLASKPKCASAPQLYTKLDEANKKCDKVNLLLKYSEDKLKNSNHLENSLQNGKTLLSTYENKLAREEAAPSDLNSLDNALQDLATMSAEVRSKKPAVAETEQNLRAAKVSCENMANKLQEHCPDIERQEAEVQKLSKRYDNLNRQIDNRSQSLQRAKVAYNNYRNEYDSLNNWLSRVPNYEPRETDDVRQVEAKLKNQRNLLSDIARKESDLNNVSKNAQLYQQAVKDYETETEKFKSILDLEDGLVPQTYKRSRLESPAMKVKNEESAIEAKFTEVNAVNKQRLQNLEYAQSLLNQQPEVAVIQQNVQSVQSAAPGQEPWRIRKQLEEEIQRRQQLEKEIQTVQSDIYVLEGQKPQDTVVKKELIKRVPDPQLDEEVSKVQQRLSEEQRSTRALETELETLRLKLRGIETEKRENAQQYTVKEVLRIERDRGQEEEVRRLRDELEELKRQKTVKDNEIVQIHRQVTLLAEQKSKEQEVITEEEVIKVQNDPQLESEYRLLLDRKQKDVSSRKELEDELRFLLEKLKRLEKEKAIAEEKISIKEVLKMEKDITLERQVENLRRQHEDEKAKRRSSQREKADLQRKITSLEEEKSKVIIQEKMREIVRPDPKAENEAANLRLDLVEQQRRYKETELQLKALQDELKMLKNRGPQIEYKEIIKEVIKYKMDPQTERELEKLRNEIVDKTHQTERAEMEIRQLKDEIQRWKDTKPQVQTKEVVNEVLQYREDPKTKEEVETLKRKLADEQKKRLDLEREKSANEEKIRLRKIDLSQVREKFVQQEVVKMEQDPLLHSECQTFSKNINSEQRQKETLKDELLRLQRQKADLELQLQELERERRERREAELEIQRLRVRLNDLEIRDKENREKVTVKQKVVLQQDPQQEKEHSILKVQVEEERHKRMLLEKELNVLLQQQLTLEKTEVREKVVRSEKVQVEKDPEAELEIERLRNTLDDETKRRRELDQQLANLNSKLSDMEFGNTKSSRELEYLRDESNKLHQENQRLQNEIRKLQTEIHITAKETKQITESAPMENGKNLELRLASLQKELSDLRSITSEKDREIERLQKNLSTMKIKREQRESHLRRSIVVIDPDTGKEMRPDEAYKLGLIEWKMFVNLQSQECDWEEITVKGPKGESSVLHDRKSGKRFSIDDALRAGNITNRQLQQYQNKEISIQEFGLMVSGRKK